One window from the genome of Crateriforma spongiae encodes:
- a CDS encoding TIGR03067 domain-containing protein has translation MKDLLEIGVIVAGLTLTAFTPLAAKEPTKDWSKTLSGVWDIKEGVTMGRPMTEQEKDGATIVVDKDAIVTYDADKNELYRAKYSIDASEQPMQINMVTDMKGQERSIALGILKMNGDDRWSLAYALPGNDRPTKFQSPEGSKVMYFKLRRDESKQGLTPSVDGAGQLSD, from the coding sequence ATGAAAGACCTATTGGAAATCGGCGTGATTGTCGCCGGCCTGACATTGACCGCGTTCACTCCTTTGGCCGCCAAAGAGCCGACGAAGGATTGGTCGAAAACCCTGTCGGGAGTCTGGGACATCAAGGAAGGCGTCACGATGGGACGCCCAATGACCGAGCAAGAGAAAGACGGGGCGACGATCGTCGTCGATAAGGACGCGATCGTTACCTACGATGCGGATAAGAACGAACTGTATCGGGCCAAGTATTCGATTGATGCATCCGAACAACCCATGCAGATCAACATGGTCACGGACATGAAAGGGCAAGAGCGCTCGATCGCTTTGGGCATCCTGAAGATGAACGGCGACGATCGTTGGTCGTTGGCTTATGCACTGCCGGGAAACGACCGGCCCACCAAATTTCAATCGCCAGAGGGCAGCAAAGTGATGTACTTTAAGTTGCGTCGTGATGAATCAAAGCAAGGGCTGACCCCGTCGGTCGATGGTGCCGGGCAACTGTCTGATTAA
- a CDS encoding arylsulfatase encodes MRHGMNRLFVWAAILLSAASFVPGVCNADDQKPNIVVIWGDDIGVHNISAYNHGIMGYRTPNIDSLAKQGAMFTDSYAQQSCTAGRASFILGQHPFRTGLLTIGMPGSDHGIPDWTPTIADLLKEQGYTTGQFGKNHLGDQDKHLPTNHGFDEFYGNLYHLNAEEEPETYYYPKDPEFRKKYGPRGVIHSFADGKIEDTGPLTQKRMETIDEEVHTKAMDFLERGVKAEKPVFLWYNSTRMHVWTHLKKESQGRTGIGLYPDGMVEHDDYVGKVLKQIDDLGIADNTIVIYSTDNGAETFSWPDGGITPFHGEKGTTWEGGFRVPLLVRWPGTIKPGTVYNDIISQEDWMPTLLAAAGEPNVVDKLKSGYMANGKTFKVHPDGYNFMPYFKGEADEGPRKEIYYFGQGGELNAIRVQNWKIHFAIVTGNIATGIRTVPGWPLIINLKADPYEKMWKEGELGYFRWYADNMWTFVPAQNFIQKFLDTIPDYPFQAGSSLNAAGINYQTLKAKEVLDKLEKLDYPRN; translated from the coding sequence ATGAGACACGGCATGAATCGACTTTTTGTATGGGCCGCGATCCTGCTATCGGCGGCAAGCTTTGTTCCTGGTGTTTGCAACGCCGACGACCAGAAACCGAACATTGTCGTCATCTGGGGTGACGACATCGGGGTTCACAACATCAGTGCGTACAACCACGGGATCATGGGCTATCGCACGCCGAACATTGACAGCCTGGCGAAACAGGGTGCGATGTTCACCGATTCCTACGCACAACAAAGCTGCACCGCCGGTCGTGCGTCTTTCATCTTGGGCCAACATCCGTTTCGTACCGGTTTGTTGACGATCGGAATGCCCGGCAGCGATCACGGTATCCCGGACTGGACGCCGACCATCGCCGATTTGTTGAAAGAACAGGGTTACACGACGGGGCAATTCGGTAAAAACCACTTGGGCGATCAAGACAAGCACTTGCCGACCAATCATGGCTTCGATGAATTTTACGGCAACCTGTATCACTTGAACGCCGAAGAAGAACCCGAGACGTACTACTATCCAAAAGATCCGGAATTTCGAAAGAAGTATGGCCCACGCGGCGTGATCCACTCGTTCGCCGACGGCAAGATCGAAGACACCGGACCGCTGACGCAGAAACGGATGGAAACGATCGATGAAGAAGTTCACACCAAGGCGATGGACTTCTTGGAGCGCGGCGTGAAAGCCGAAAAGCCGGTCTTCCTTTGGTACAACTCCACCCGGATGCACGTGTGGACTCACCTGAAAAAGGAATCGCAAGGTCGGACGGGCATTGGACTGTATCCCGACGGAATGGTGGAACACGACGACTATGTCGGAAAAGTGTTGAAGCAGATTGATGATCTGGGCATCGCCGACAACACGATCGTGATCTACAGCACCGACAACGGTGCCGAAACCTTTTCATGGCCGGACGGTGGAATCACGCCGTTTCATGGTGAAAAGGGAACCACTTGGGAAGGCGGATTCCGCGTCCCGCTGTTGGTTCGCTGGCCGGGGACGATCAAACCAGGAACCGTCTATAACGACATCATCAGCCAAGAAGATTGGATGCCGACTCTATTGGCTGCCGCCGGCGAACCGAACGTGGTCGACAAGTTGAAGAGCGGCTACATGGCCAACGGCAAGACGTTTAAGGTCCACCCGGACGGTTACAACTTCATGCCGTACTTCAAGGGCGAAGCCGACGAAGGACCGCGGAAAGAGATCTACTACTTTGGTCAGGGCGGCGAATTGAACGCGATTCGTGTCCAAAACTGGAAAATCCACTTTGCCATTGTGACGGGCAACATTGCAACCGGTATTCGAACGGTTCCTGGTTGGCCACTGATCATCAACCTGAAAGCGGATCCGTACGAAAAGATGTGGAAGGAAGGCGAACTCGGATACTTCCGCTGGTACGCCGACAACATGTGGACCTTCGTGCCCGCCCAGAACTTTATCCAAAAGTTCTTGGACACGATTCCGGATTATCCGTTCCAGGCAGGATCAAGTTTGAATGCAGCGGGTATCAATTACCAAACGTTGAAGGCCAAGGAAGTCTTGGACAAGCTTGAGAAGCTGGACTATCCGCGGAACTAG
- a CDS encoding alpha/beta fold hydrolase codes for MNETVCSFGSNDDLVGVITRPHETSYWAPTDLSESIATQDGFESETILETKSLGQQTRRRPDNPSRPPMALILNAGVVHRSGPFRLHVDLARALASAGYECMRIDLSGLGDSAVRLDPKPGENRALLDAKDAMTRMADVSGCDRFVMIGLCSGAYNGHKVASQDDRVAGAVFLDGLAFPTRKHLRRRRWQKAMRFRFWRNAIKRRLIPHAMQPVSADVPGAEEFFEASESAAVVSQQIQQMLDRHASLLYIYTEGYGELFDVEQFNEMFGLVPDQRSLQVEYYRNFEHTYRLSNHREMVVDRIVRWYADRFPIARR; via the coding sequence ATGAATGAAACCGTTTGCAGCTTCGGAAGCAACGATGACCTCGTGGGTGTGATCACACGACCGCACGAGACATCGTATTGGGCTCCGACCGACTTGTCGGAATCGATCGCGACACAAGACGGATTCGAAAGCGAAACCATCTTGGAAACCAAGTCCCTTGGGCAACAAACGCGTCGGCGGCCGGACAACCCGTCGCGACCACCGATGGCATTGATTCTGAACGCCGGTGTGGTGCATCGCAGTGGTCCCTTTCGTCTGCACGTCGATCTGGCTCGTGCGTTGGCGTCCGCAGGCTATGAGTGCATGCGGATTGATCTGTCAGGTCTGGGCGATAGCGCCGTTCGGCTGGATCCGAAACCGGGCGAAAACAGGGCCTTGCTGGATGCGAAGGATGCGATGACGCGCATGGCAGACGTCTCGGGGTGCGATCGCTTTGTGATGATCGGACTGTGCAGCGGCGCGTACAACGGACACAAGGTCGCAAGCCAGGATGACCGTGTCGCCGGAGCCGTCTTTTTGGATGGTTTGGCTTTTCCGACGCGGAAGCATCTGCGACGCCGACGTTGGCAAAAGGCGATGCGTTTCCGATTTTGGAGAAACGCAATCAAACGTCGCTTGATTCCCCACGCGATGCAACCAGTTTCTGCAGACGTGCCCGGTGCCGAAGAATTTTTCGAAGCCAGCGAGTCAGCCGCCGTCGTTTCACAGCAGATCCAGCAGATGTTGGATCGCCACGCGAGCCTGTTGTACATCTACACCGAGGGCTACGGGGAACTGTTCGACGTCGAACAGTTCAACGAAATGTTCGGCTTGGTTCCCGACCAACGGTCTTTGCAAGTCGAATACTATCGAAATTTCGAACACACGTATCGACTGTCGAACCACCGCGAGATGGTCGTCGATCGTATTGTCCGTTGGTATGCGGATCGCTTCCCGATCGCCCGCAGGTAA
- a CDS encoding alpha/beta fold hydrolase: MKVEFFGDRKTQLLGVTHRPSQTDSTLRAIVFVPPIGHEYIRTHWAMKLLAKQLARKHMHVLRFDLRGHGDSFGNPSEVRSLDAWRSDINNAIDHCKERSGCDSVALLGLRAGAGLITDVATTRDDVHSIIAWEPVLHGRRYLTELRRLHSTMLDLWFERTQTVDESEYEEIIAWKYQRSLVEEMDQWRPPFESLALPHLVVESQSNPNPALTPTNSMRKTVPVAEDYSWNRLCDLETAWLRPHSTRTLVNQIQNLFERLEQKGMLTPKRELCLT, from the coding sequence ATGAAAGTCGAGTTCTTCGGTGACCGCAAAACGCAACTTCTAGGGGTCACCCACCGGCCATCCCAGACCGATTCGACGTTGCGAGCCATCGTTTTCGTTCCGCCGATCGGGCATGAGTACATCCGGACACATTGGGCGATGAAGTTGTTGGCAAAGCAACTGGCTCGCAAACATATGCATGTGCTGCGGTTCGATCTTCGCGGCCACGGCGATTCTTTTGGAAATCCCAGCGAAGTGCGTTCACTGGACGCATGGCGAAGCGACATCAATAACGCCATCGATCACTGCAAAGAACGCAGCGGTTGTGACTCGGTGGCTTTGTTGGGGCTGCGCGCCGGTGCTGGCTTGATCACCGATGTCGCGACCACCCGAGACGACGTCCACTCGATCATCGCATGGGAACCCGTTTTGCATGGCCGCCGATATCTGACAGAACTTCGCCGGCTGCATTCGACCATGTTGGATCTATGGTTCGAGAGAACGCAAACGGTCGATGAATCTGAATATGAGGAGATCATCGCATGGAAGTACCAAAGATCGCTAGTTGAGGAAATGGATCAGTGGCGGCCACCGTTTGAATCATTGGCACTTCCTCATTTGGTCGTCGAATCGCAATCGAATCCGAATCCTGCTCTCACGCCGACCAATTCGATGCGTAAAACCGTCCCGGTCGCAGAAGACTACTCTTGGAATCGGCTGTGTGATTTGGAAACCGCATGGTTGCGTCCCCATTCCACCCGCACGCTGGTCAATCAGATCCAAAACCTGTTCGAGCGGTTGGAGCAAAAAGGCATGCTGACGCCGAAACGGGAGTTATGCCTGACATGA